A genomic region of Arachis hypogaea cultivar Tifrunner chromosome 5, arahy.Tifrunner.gnm2.J5K5, whole genome shotgun sequence contains the following coding sequences:
- the LOC112803017 gene encoding uncharacterized protein, which yields MMESAETGECLWMVTDDYIFGIRVDKLENLGKNQDRDWKSHLEQAPIDFRLNLPESNTVPYYFIFDSKLFLVGNQTDSGTRIYQISYVGGNTLDISEAVATGAIPPLPTGFFTFLANIKDDVYLLEHGAAPEVARKTGLWVLSPRLGSPNWHSMPAPPTEVESHNDLPYGFVLNDKLLLYPWTGPGVAFVYDPEPKNWIKLEDALSLPSYIVFLGVSSLGDVDDRSVVLTWNLEALYGHGVKYDIHALLVDNQYCILRDQRLDELNEAIQPSYFDDGCSNLNVVDLGNSKVCVMIVGLAERIPSLCIVVVELGLVQEEQQQRFLSLRVLVNRVFNMRPYFLEDIGVQVLCTSFLFSLSKGTSDIDRDSLKDHIGEEVPTLTSASLEAFSRKRSSGKDGPSTEGDNVVKVAQSKEISLQRTKLESAVVGLDKYLEVSQLKDKARELDMKDMTEALKAKEKESEEMVKQIATLQSQLKGRDEKIEALTLKVGELENALKDAKNSKEPMAFEMFGKGFDRAISQIKARAPEVNVVDMDVSKIVVNGVLVDADIPEEGCDVKENE from the exons ATGATGGAGTCGGCGGAAACAGGAGAATGCCTGTGGATGGTGACAGACGACTACATCTTTGGCATCCGCGTTGACAAGTTAGAAAATTTGGGGAAGAATCAGGATAGGGATTGGAAATCCCATCTTGAGCAGGCTCCGATTGATTTCCGTTTGAATCTTCCAGAGTCCAACACGGTGCCTTACTACTTTATCTTCGACTCGAAACTTTTCTTAGTCGGTAATCAAACCGATTCTGGCACCAGGATCTACCAAATCTCCTATGTCGGCGGCAACACGTTGGACATATCTGAGGCAGTAGCGACGGGCGCAATCCCTCCGCTACCGACCGGCTTCTTCACTTTCCTTGCAAACATTAAAGATGACGTTTACTTGCTGGAGCATGGTGCGGCACCAGAGGTAGCAAGAAAGACGGGGTTATGGGTTTTAAGTCCCCGTCTCGGTTCCCCGAACTGGCATTCCATGCCTGCTCCTCCAACCGAAGTCGAGTCTCATAATGATTTGCCTTATGGTTTCGTGCTGAATGACAAGCTCCTCCTGTATCCTTGGACCGGACCAGGAGTTGCCTTTGTCTACGACCCCGAACCTAAAAATTGGATTAAACTGGAGGATGCACTTTCTCTTCCTTCTTATATTGTTTTCTTGGGTGTGTCGTCCCTTGGGGATGTAGACGATCGCAGTGTGGTGCTGACATGGAACCTGGAGGCTCTTTACGGACATGGTGTGAAATATGACATACACGCTTTGCTGGTGGATAATCAATATTGTATTCTTCGCGATCAACGCCTTGATGAGTTGAATGAGGCGATCCAACCATCCTACTTTGATGATGGGTGCTCAAATCTCAACGTGGTTGACCTTGGCAACAGCAAAGTATGCGTTATGATCGTTGGTCTCGCAGAACGCATTCCATCCCTTTGCATTGTAGTAGTTGAATTAGGGTTGGTACAAGAGGAGCAGCAGCAAAGGTTCTTATCTCTGCGTGTACTCGTCAATCGAGTCTTCAATATGAGGCCTTATTTCTTAGAGGACATCGGTGTTCAAGTGCTCTGCACCTCCTTTCTTTTCTCGCTCAGCAAGGGAACGTCGGACATAGACAGGGATTCCTTGAAGGATCATATAG GTGAGGAAGTTCCCACCCTGACTTCGGCATCTCTGGAGGCCTTTTCCAGGAAGAGGTCATCCGGGAAGGACGGCCCTTCGACAGAAGGTGATAATGTGGTCAAGGTTGCTCAATCTAAGGAGATTAGTTTACAGAGAACAAAGCTAGAGTCAGCTGTTGTAGGTCTTGATAAGTACCTGGAGGTTTCTCAATTGAAGGATAAGGCTAGAGAATTGGATATGAAGGACATGACTGAGGCTTTGAAGGCGAAGGAAAAAGAGTCAGAGGAAATGGTAAAACAGATAGCTACTTTGCAGTCTCAATTGAAGGGACGCGATGAGAAGATTGAGGCATTAACTCTAAAGGTGGGTGAGCTGGAGAATGCATTAAAGGATGCTAAAAATTCAAAGGAGCCAATGGCTTTTGAGATGTTTGGGAAAGGGTTTGATCGTGCTATAAGTCAAATTAAGGCTCGTGCGCCGGAGGTTAACGTGGTTGATATGGATGTATCCAAGATTGTGGTAAATGGAGTATTAGTGGATGCTGACATCCCGGAGGAAGGTTGTGATGTCAaagagaatgaatga